ATTTGTTCAGTTTGTTATAACTTATACATACCAGCCATGCATGCTCTTTTATCCAAAAGATTTTAATAAACACGAAACGCAATTGCGAGATTAATACGAggttaaatataaaaaaaatattttaagtttttactataattttaattatttaaagtcaaaaaataaataaaagaatgaaaCTACCATAAATTTaagtttatataaataatttttcaagTTGTAAAGAACATAAAAGTATTGAACTGCAATAACTAATATAGCTTCATACAaatctaaaaattaatataataaaaataaaattatggttGATTAATATGtcattatattaattcaaaataaataaatgaaatcTCGTGTTctaaaatatgttatttaatCTCGCTTTAACGTATTAGAATTTAAATGGGGTTAAGCGCCACTTAAACAAACTTTTTAAAACTCTGGTTTAATCCTAATTGCTAGGACGAAAGCATCtaatatttagaaaaaaaaaaattcatcaattgttgtttattatgattttttgcATGACAAAAGCTTCCGTGAGACGGTTTCActtgtcgtattttgtgatacagatatcttatttgggtcataaatgagaaaatattactttttatgctaagagtattactttttattgtgaatattggtagggttgacccgtctcacagataaagttCGTGAGACCTCTCTCAAGAGACCCATtctttatataatatgatatccATGCTACCAACTCAtcaatttatgtttttttttttaatgtgaaTTTATGATCTTTTGCATCTTAACCATTGAAATAGTTGTTtccaaaacaaaaattaaaatggtTAATCTTTCAATATCatgataaaaagtaaaaaaaaaaattcgcaataaattttttatttatgttagtAAAAAAATTCAATCCATTTAATCATCAACGCGTTACTCTCCGTTGATTCACATgctttttaaaatcattttttaaaagtGTTGGTTAGACGTGCATTCTTGGTGTTTTGTGAAATTTTTTCGAATTTGTTATTATTGGATCATTGTAACGAGAATTATATTgtacaatatatatttaaaaaatagtttaaattataaaatatttgtagatgtacttgtaaatttttgaaattagccataaaaatatgttttgatcTAAATCTGTTTAGATTCTATATATACTTAGATATCATATTTTTACAAAAACTTTGTGATATAATTtcataagttaattttatgagaaaGATATGTAATTTAATTCGTTTAACgaaaaaatatttgttataaATATTATGTAATTGTCTATAAAGatctatttatattattatagtgtaaaaaatttaatttttattaataaatgaAATGAAACAAATATGAGGACTCAGACAAggaataaatcaaatgaatggTCAATGATGGATGAgtgcatatttttatatttgttaattaatattaatatatctaTCTTGATTTGAGACGTTTGACGTCATCATAGCCGATCGTTATCGGTTGTCAAAGAGTCAAACCAgagaaatattttcaaactTCCAACTCTTTCTTTctctatttaatttaatttaataatttaattattggtttACATAAAATCTCCCACTATTCATACTCCCAAGAAGATAAATAAGCGATCGAAACGCTCACTTTGAGATACGCTTGATTTGCTCACGGTGATTTTAGCAATGATTTCCTTTGTTTTTTCAGTCAAAACTGCATGCTTGATGTGGTTTCTCCATCTTTCTCTTTCTTTGTAATGTCTCCagtattctattttatttttttaatgttgaaTTCATGTAATGTAACAATTCTTTATTGTAATTTTATGGAGTGAATACGGTACTTGAGGTGGGTTTAGATCGGAATTTAAGAAAGCTGTTATCAGTCAAAAAATTTAATGCTTTCGATGGAGTAGATCCTTGTTTAGATTGGATGTTTTGTCCGTGGAAATGGAGAGGGTGCTGGATTTTtcttttttggtttgtttttatCATATTCTTTGTGTGTGACCGAATCACCTCTGCTGACAGAATCAGATAATTCGGCTGGGATTGGAATGGAGGGGGGAGGAGTTATTAAACCAGATAAAACAGAGTACACAGAATGCTGGCGAACGACCTGGGAAACACCTTACATTATGAGGCTTGCGTTATCAGCAGGCATCGGAGGGCTATTGTTTGGTTACGACACGGGTATAGAACATTTCAATGTGTTACTTCTGTGAATTAGTTCGTCAATTTGATTCGCTGAAGTACAGATTTTGTCCTGGTGTCAATTATTTGTGAAATGATGAGAATAGTGGTGCTTATTAGGTGTTATTTCTGGTGCCCTTCTCTACATTCGGGATGACTATAAATCTGTCGATAGACAGACATGGTTGCAGGTAAATAAGCAGTGGTTTTGCAATCCTGAGTTCCATACCCTCCATTTATGGGATCCATGACCTCTGTATTTTTTGTATAGGAAACAATAGTGAGCATGGCTGTGGCAGGAGCTATCCTGGGTGCTGCTTTTGGTGGTTTGATCAACGACAAATACGGTCGAAAGAAATCCATTCTTTTGGCTGATATCCTTTTTTTCATTGGTGCAATTGTCATGGCTGCAGCTGTGGCTCCTTGGATGATAATCCTTGGACGAATCTTTGTAGGCCTAGGCGTTGGAATGGCTTCCATGACAGCGCCTCTTTATATATCGGAAGCATCTCCTGCTAGAATCAGAGGAGCGCTAGTTAGCACAAATGGTTTGTTGATTACAGGGGGACAATTCTTGGCATATCTTATCAACTTAGCATTTACTAAGGtaattttatgacttttatagCTTCAAGCTTTGGATGGTTAATTTCCCTCAAGAGTAATTGGTTTTTGGTGTGGTAAAAGGCCCCTGGAACATGGCGTTGGATGCTCGGAGTAGCAGGCGTTCCAGCTGCTGTTCAGTTCGTGTTAATGCTGTCACTTCCCGAGTCTCCAAGATGGTTATATAGGCAGGTAACGATCTCTTAAGATATTTGTAACACAACCCACGTTGctgctttgattttttttttttttttaacgttTGTTTGGGAAAAAGCCATGTTTGAAAATGGGCcaaaatttaatctttaatCTCGCAGGATAAGGTAAAAGAAGCCAGGGCCATTCTAGAGAAAATATACCCTGAAAACGAAGttgaagaagaaatgaaagCTTTACAATCCTCCGTTGAAGCCGAGAAAGCCGATGAAGGCTCTATAGGGAAGGACTTTTTTTCAAAACTAAAGAATATATGGGGAAACATCGTAGTTCGTCGAGGCCTTTATGCGGGAATCACCGTTCAAGTTGCTCAACAATTTGTTGGAATAAACACTGTCATGTACTATAGTCCTACAATCGTTCAGCTCGCTGGGTTTGCTTCTAACAAGACGGCCTTGGCACTATCTCTTATTACTTCTGGTCTAAATGCCGTTGGCTCTGTTGTTAGCATGTTTTTTGTTGACAGATACGGGAGGCGAAGGCTGATGATTATATCTATGTTTGGTATCATCATCTGCCTTGTAGCATTATCTATCCTGTTTTTCGAAGCCTCTGACCATGCCCCACCAGTCAGCAGCCTTGAATCCCTCCATTTTGGCAGAAACTCgacatgcacaaattttttgAAAGCCTCCAATCCATCATCCTGGAATTGTATGACGTGTCTGAAATCTTCGTCGGATTGTGCTTTTTGTTCGAATGGGGACAACGAAGTAAGATTTTCTTGAATTTCATTTCCTCTGAGTGCTGCTTTACGTGATACACTTGCATcgttctgatttctgttctgaatcTTTCTTGGTAGCATCTTCCTGGGGCCTGTTTGGCTGTTACTGATGGCATAAAAGGTCTCTGTGGAGGTGAACATCGTACCTGGTACACAAAGGGTTGTCCTAGCAAGTTTGGATTTTTCGCAGTCCTGCTTCTTGGGTTGTACATCATATCTTACTCCCCAGGAATGGGGACTGCGCCGTGGATTGTGAATTCTGAGATATATCCTTTGCGGTACAGAGGCATAGGAGGAGGAATCGCTGCAGTTTCCAACTGGGTTTCGAATCTCATAGTGAGTGAGACATTCTTAACGCTTACAGAAGCAATCGGTTCTTCGGGCACATTTCTTTTGTTTGCTGGATTTTCCACTATTGGACTTGTGGCAATATATATGCTTGTACCAGAAACAAAGGGATTGCAGCTTGAGGAGGTGGAAAAGATGCTGGAAAAGGGCTTCAGACCAAGACTATTTTGCAAGAAAAAGGGCATTGATACTAAATAATGCCATTTCCATCTATCGCAAGATAATATCTCCCAACAAAAGTTTGTTTGCCTTTGCTGCATTAGTGTAGATGTTCTCTGAGGGCTAAAAACACCATAATTCAAATTGTTGTAATTCACATGTCATCCAGCACTCCCTTTAGTCTTCTAATTAATAATCCTGGGTTTATCACTTTATCTCATATTGCACTTTATACCCATCATGGAGCTTGAAATATTATATCCCTAGAAGGAAAACTTTCCAAATAATTTCTATCCAAAAAATTGTTCTGTCGAAAGATGAATCAAGACTTAAAAGTTAACGTCAACAAAAACTGATATTGAGACCACTAATTCACAAGTACATCTGGAAATAGATACCAATCGGGTTTTATTATTACAACATTGGCATTGGCATGAATTGTAAATACTAGGAATGGAACGAAAAATTATTGACGTTCTTTGGGCTCCAGTACAGAAATTTTTTTGACAACTTGTGCTTTATCGGCTTCAAATTGTTCATCCTCTGCATAGTCAGGAGCGAACACCGAGTTAAAACTTTCACtgcatatataaataaataaacgatCAAGCATTTGCATTTTCATTCATCACTCGTACCTTTCTCCGTCTTAAAATCAGCAAAAAGGCGCAGAAGCTTGCTTCTGTTAGTCACCAGGATGCCAACAATATCTGGGGGTTTGTTCTGATTAGCCACGAATAACTGCCCATACGTGTCACAGTCATGCAAAATGAATGGCTAGTTTGAAATAGCTTAAGGAGGATACACAAATCGTACCTTAAAGACATGAAACGCTTCGATCTGAATGCTCTTACTCGACTCCTGACATAAGAAAGAATCCTCAGGATCAAACACGTTAAGTGAATAAATATGACATTCTCTACTGAGATTATCACAAATGTCATAATGGGTAAAGATAGGATTCCAATTCTTTCAGTAACTTCTGAGAGAAATTGTTGCATATTCTAATCTAGCATCAAAGAATTTGTCCAATTGGGGTTCTTGTTGCTATTTTAAATGAACTTTGTTGTCAGTTTAATCACTCATTTTTTCACTTTTAAAGTCTTATCATCCATTTCTTTTCATTCCTATTTTCACAAACACAAGGCGAGGTTTAGTTTCCAAAACCATAGAAGGCAATCCTACTCTGAGAAGATTCATTAGGATCCTTAAGTTGTCCCGCGAGCTAACATATCGGATCATCACAGTTGAGTTTGAACGATCCAACAGGATATCACCCAACAGCTGAAAAAAATACATCATACGCATCAGAATTCACCAAACAAGTAATGAAATGAACCGTCGACAAAAAGACGCCCAGCTGGTATAATATCCAGCGGTTATTCAGTCAAATCactttattattttgtttttcatttgttcgtGACTGCTTCAGGGGGTTCATGGAGAAGGGGTTTGTCAGGTGAAATTACCTTAATAGCCTGCCTTCTAGTGATGTAGTTGGTAGATTCAAGCAGCTTTGAGTTATATTCTGCAAAGAACTACAGCAGTGAAAGCAACAAGAAGGTCAAAAATGGAGCTAATCAAAAGTTCAAGAAAACATTGTTTATTTCCAGTGTCAGAGTGTAAAAGACCGAATTTTTACACGAAATCGAGCATCGCTCTTTATAAAAGCGAAACGGTTTGAAATTCTTATGAGAAAAATAAGCTCTATAAACTAAACCACATCCTCAAAAATCAGATTACGATGTTCAATGAATGTAGCACTTTCTATAATACATACACGAAGACCTTGGCCTAGTGGCACATAGCGCAGGTGTCAGGTTCGACACTCCTTGTGTACTAATTTTTCCCTCCAAATCACTCAAACATGGTAGTCAATCAAAGCCAATATCACTtacccattcataatttttggAAAGAAATTCAGACACAGTCGACTTATGCCTAGTTAATAGTTCCTGTAACAAGATATTCGAGTTGAAACATGTTAGTTGTACATCAATACCAGAATAACAGTACATTGTGAGAGAAAGGAAGAGAAATATTCGATATTTCATCCCACATCTCATGTTTGCACGGTAGTACcattaacacacacacaaaaagtTACAGCTCAAGGCATCACGTTACATAGTGTAGTGCCATTTTACATTAATTACAGAGAAGATTCCACACCCACAAATACAGCTGACGGGATCTTTGAAAAAACCAGAGAAGCTGATCATCAGTTGAGAAGTGCCACAAAGAATTCCTCGTCTTAGGTCATGTGGAGCAAGATTTGCAACTTTTCAGAATTACTATGAGACAGAATAAAGACTTGACATAAACATGGTGCAGACCATACAATTGCATACAGCCAACCTAA
The Primulina tabacum isolate GXHZ01 chromosome 9, ASM2559414v2, whole genome shotgun sequence DNA segment above includes these coding regions:
- the LOC142555849 gene encoding inositol transporter 4-like, with protein sequence MEGGGVIKPDKTEYTECWRTTWETPYIMRLALSAGIGGLLFGYDTGVISGALLYIRDDYKSVDRQTWLQETIVSMAVAGAILGAAFGGLINDKYGRKKSILLADILFFIGAIVMAAAVAPWMIILGRIFVGLGVGMASMTAPLYISEASPARIRGALVSTNGLLITGGQFLAYLINLAFTKAPGTWRWMLGVAGVPAAVQFVLMLSLPESPRWLYRQDKVKEARAILEKIYPENEVEEEMKALQSSVEAEKADEGSIGKDFFSKLKNIWGNIVVRRGLYAGITVQVAQQFVGINTVMYYSPTIVQLAGFASNKTALALSLITSGLNAVGSVVSMFFVDRYGRRRLMIISMFGIIICLVALSILFFEASDHAPPVSSLESLHFGRNSTCTNFLKASNPSSWNCMTCLKSSSDCAFCSNGDNEHLPGACLAVTDGIKGLCGGEHRTWYTKGCPSKFGFFAVLLLGLYIISYSPGMGTAPWIVNSEIYPLRYRGIGGGIAAVSNWVSNLIVSETFLTLTEAIGSSGTFLLFAGFSTIGLVAIYMLVPETKGLQLEEVEKMLEKGFRPRLFCKKKGIDTK
- the LOC142555850 gene encoding putative MO25-like protein At5g47540 produces the protein MMELSKLMRDLKVILYGDSETEPVAEACAQLTQEFFRENALRLLITRLPELNLETRKNATQVVANLQRQQVQSRLIACDYLENNVDLMDVLITGYENTDMALHYGAMSRECIRHQSVAKYVLESERMKKFFDYIQLPNFDIASDAAATFKELLTRHKSTVSEFLSKNYEWFFAEYNSKLLESTNYITRRQAIKLLGDILLDRSNSTVMIRYVSSRDNLRILMNLLRESSKSIQIEAFHVFKLFVANQNKPPDIVGILVTNRSKLLRLFADFKTEKEDEQFEADKAQVVKKISVLEPKERQ